One window from the genome of Nicotiana sylvestris chromosome 9, ASM39365v2, whole genome shotgun sequence encodes:
- the LOC138877388 gene encoding pollen-specific leucine-rich repeat extensin-like protein 2, with translation MQNLELDLSSLVPTDGDQVKSTTPPDLGLDFTALMNDTAPPTAAASQPKAPLAHIDKGKQIADASIEDVIIEEAAIAEVKQVDMQTAIQRSLVDIASPIAPSVTPPSVGESSSSQAPTPAPAPAPTPVLDQPESITPSAEVTPQTELSSVPASTSEGDPSSTQPATNSHSTLCASGSSPQTYLSVLMHWGQCMLLVGGRG, from the exons ATGCAGAACTTGGAGTTAGATCTATCATCCCTCGTTCCCACAGATGGTGATCAGGTGAAAAGCACAACACCTCCGGACTTAGGTCTTGACTTCACTGCATTGATGAATGATACTGCCCCTCCTACTGCTGCAGCTTCCCAGCCTAAAGCCCCTCTAGCCCATATT GATAAAGGAAAGCAGATTGCGGATGCCTCTATCGAGGATGTTATTATTGAGGAGGCTGCTATTGCAGAAGTGAAACAAGTAGATATGCAGACAGCGATCCAGCGGTCTCTAGTAGATATTGCCAGCCCTATAGCTCCATCAGTCACCCCGCCATCAGTGGGCGAGAGTAGCAGCTCTCAGGCTCCAACACCAGCTCCAGCTCCAGCTCCAACTCCTGTTTTGGACCAGCCTGAGAGCATTACTCCATCAGCAGAGGTCACTCCTCAGACCGAGCTCTCATCGGTCCCAGCTTCCACATCTGAGGGTGACCCCTCCAGTACTCAGCCAGCTACTAACTCCCATAGCACTTTGTGTGCCTCAGGGAGCTCCCCTCAAACTTATCTCTCTGTTTtaatgcattggggacaatgcatgcttTTAGTTGGGGGTAGAGGGTAG
- the LOC104234425 gene encoding uncharacterized protein, with translation MWALKRLNLDWAEAANLRLTQLNEMEEFRFHAYESAAVYKERMKFVHDKKILKKEFKTGDLVLLFNSRLKLFPGKLKSKWSGPFKVVNASPYGAVELESTDGSRTFKVNGQRIKHYLGIDGEKYLVEQLALKNGPCPTIE, from the coding sequence ATGTGGGCGTTGAAAAGGCTAAACTTAGATTGGGCGGAAgctgcaaatttgaggttaacacaactcaatgaaatggagGAATTCCGGTTCCATGCTTATGAAAGTGCAGCTGTGTACAAAGAACGGATGAAGTTTGTCCATGACAAGAAGATCTTGAAAAAAGAGTTTAAGACGGGTGATTTGGTCTTGCTCTTTAACTCAAGGCTCAAATTGTTTCCAGgcaagcttaaatcaaaatggtcCGGTCCATTCAAAGTGGTCAATGCCTCTCCTTATGGAGCGGTGGAATTAGAATCAACAGATGGGTCCCGGACATTCAAGGTAAATGGCCAACGcatcaagcactacttgggcatTGATGGAGAAAAATATTTGGTGGAGCAGCTGGCTCTCAAAAATGGCCCATGCCCGACCATTGAGTGA
- the LOC138877389 gene encoding uncharacterized protein: MGITTRSRKVLQCDIEREVVGEEAEQEVEAEEQGVVEVKRVPEKEKVQEVNQEGVKEKEKETSKAPPPIPRPPLPFPQRLITRVDDSKLAKFYDTVKQLSVNIPFLEAFQEMPGFAKYLKDLITKKRTTKSEVVNMTHRVSSIIATSPVQKKEDPGAFTIPYTIGERDFAKTLCDNRASINSMPLAIYKQAGLRMPRPTSMRLQMVDRSIKRLVGIVDDVIARQLCNS; encoded by the coding sequence ATGGGAATAACTACTAGAAGTCGGAAGGTTTTACAATGTGACATTGAGCGAGAGGTTGTTGGGGAAGAAGCCGAACAAGAAGTTGAAGCAGAAGAGCAAGGGGTTGTTGAAGTTAAAAGGGTTCCGGAAAAAGAGAAGGTGCAAGAAGTGAACCAAGAAGGGGTGAAGGAAAAGGAGAAGGAGACATCAAAAGCTCCACCTcctattcctagacctcctcTGCCTTTTCCTCAAAGACTTATTACAAGGGTTGATGATAGCAAGCTTGCGAAATTCTATGATACTGTAAAGCAATTGTCGGTGAACATTCCATTCTTGGAGGCTTTTCAAGAAATGCCGGGATTTGCCAAATATTTGAAGGATTTGATCACCAAAAAGAGGACCACAAAGAGTGAGGTGGTAAACATGACTCACCGGGTTAGCTCTATTATTGCCACAAGCCCTGTCCAAAAGAAAGAGGACCCGGGAGCATTTACTATTCCATACACTATCGGGGAGCGTGACTTTGCAAAAACCCTTTGTGACAATAGGGCTAGCATCAACTCGATGCCACTTGCCATCTACAAGCAAGCGGGATTACGGATGCCGAGGCCAACAagcatgagattacaaatggtcGATCGATCTATTAAGCGACTCGTaggaattgttgatgatgtgaTTGCCCGCCAACTTTGTAATTCTTGA